In the genome of Tripterygium wilfordii isolate XIE 37 chromosome 19, ASM1340144v1, whole genome shotgun sequence, one region contains:
- the LOC119985838 gene encoding serine/threonine-protein phosphatase PP-X isozyme 2 isoform X2: MKELFKVGGDCPKTNYLFLGDFVDRGFYSVETFLLLLALKVRYPDRITLIRGNHESRQITQVYGFYDECLRKYGSANVWRYCTDIFDYLSLSALIENKIFSVHGGLSPAISTLDQIRTIDRKQEVPHDGAMCDLMWSDPEDIVDGWGLSPRGAGFLFGGSVVTSFNHANNIDYICRAHQLVMEGYKWMFNNQIVTVWSAPNYCYRCGNVAAILELDENLNKQFRVFDAAPQESRGARAKKPAPDYFL; this comes from the exons ATGAAAGAACTTTTCAAAGTAGGTGGAGATTGCCCAAAGACTAATTACTTATTTCTCGGAGATTTTGTTGATAGAGGATTCTACTCTGTTGAGACATTTCTTCTTCTGCTAGCCCTAAAG GTGAGGTATCCAGATCGAATCACACTTATTAGGGGGAACCATGAGAGCCGCCAGATCACACAG GTTTATGGATTTTATGATGAGTGTCTTCGTAAATATGGTTCTGCGAATGTATGGAGATATTGCACAGACATATTTGATTACTTGAG TCTTTCAGCTctcattgaaaacaaaatttttagTGTCCATGGTGGTCTCTCACCTGCCATATCGACATTGGATCAG ATACGAACAATTGATCGGAAGCAAGAAGTACCTCATGATGGTGCCATGTGCGACTTAATGTGGTCAGATCCTGAAGATATTGTAGATGGTTGGGGTTTGAGTCCTCGTGGTGCTGGATTTTTATTTGGTGGAAGTGTTGTTACTTCTTTCAACCACGCTAACAACATTGACTACATCTGCCGTGCCCACCAATTAGTAATGGAGGGATATAAATGGATGTTCAACAACCAAATAGTTACAGTATGGTCGGCTCCAAACTACTGTTACAG ATGTGGCAATGTAGCTGCAATCCTCGAACTAGACGAGAATCTTAATAAGCAGTTTCGTGTGTTCGATGCAGCTCCACAG GAATCAAGAGGAGCCCGTGCCAAGAAGCCAGCACCAGATTACTTCTTATGA
- the LOC119986136 gene encoding putative F-box protein At5g55150: MENLPYELLYTVIEKQLISTDYWSDDYYISVSDYDTILSLAIVSNTWQSIVKPFYLKLKPMMPPLILLTHASHCYLFNIVREEFLAIQLPQLHRRWVRSCSHEWLLTITHDFPYQIRLLNPLSRASIRLPPMWNRFEGLEELKVTVSTSPSDPNCVILARHAEESKLAFCRPGDRTWTRLRPAQNRYSSAIFYKDQLYLIEYGTSDVLNLLRCIDLGRLVSITQKSIQKPERCLSVDTYLVDSSADLLLILKYNYWDDIKLSGMGCTYGYSCELSNPLFEVYKLQNRDWVEVDNVGENAIYLSPNCSVSMPATDMDECTANRIYFFDASGDETGYMTGVYHIKNRYVELAYQSSPSWTAPLSWFTPELRS, from the coding sequence ATGGAAAATCTTCCATACGAACTTCTTTACACAGTTATTGAAAAACAGTTGATATCAACTGATTATTGGTCTGATGATTACTACATATCAGTGTCTGATTATGACACAATATTGTCTTTGGCAATAGTGTCCAATACATGGCAGTCCATTGTCAAACCATTCTACCTCAAACTCAAACCCATGATGCCTCCATTGATTCTCCTCACTCATGCCTCACATTGTTACCTATTCAACATTGTGAGAGAAGAATTCCTTGCAATTCAACTACCCCAATTGCATCGAAGGTGGGTTCGAAGTTGTTCCCACGAGTGGTTACTAACGATTACTCATGATTTCCCATACCAAATCCGCCTTCTGAACCCTCTTTCGAGAGCTTCGATTAGGCTACCACCGATGTGGAATAGATTCGAGGGACTGGAGGAGTTGAAGGTTACTGTATCTACAAGCCCTTCGGATCCTAACTGTGTAATTCTAGCTAGACATGCAGAAGAGTCTAAGTTGGCCTTTTGTAGACCTGGTGACAGAACCTGGACAAGATTGAGACCTGCTCAAAATAGGTATTCTAGTGCCATATTCTATAAGGATCAATTATACTTGATAGAATATGGTACTTCTGATGTTCTCAACCTGCTTCGATGCATCGATTTGGGCCGTCTCGTTTCAATTACACAGAAATCGATACAAAAGCCGGAACGATGCTTGTCTGTGGATACATACCTGGTGGATTCCTCTGCAGATTTGTTGCttattttgaaatataactaCTGGGATGATATTAAACTATCAGGGATGGGTTGCACATACGGCTACTCGTGTGAGCTAAGTAATCCTCTGTTTGAGGTATATAAGTTGCAGAACAGAGACTGGGTTGAGGTGGACAATGTCGGCGAGAATGCTATATATTTGAGTCCGAATTGCTCTGTATCAATGCCTGCTACGGACATGGATGAATGTACAGCAAATAGAATCTATTTCTTCGATGCCTCGGGTGATGAAACTGGATATATGACTGGTGTCTATCACATCAAGAATCGATACGTGGAGTTGGCTTATCAGTCTTCACCATCCTGGACTGCTCCTCTAAGCTGGTTCACACCAGAATTAAGAAGTTAG
- the LOC119985838 gene encoding serine/threonine-protein phosphatase PP-X isozyme 2 isoform X1, which produces MSDISDLDRQIEQLKKCEPLKESEVKTLCLKAIEILVEEGNVQRVDAPVTICGDIHGQFYDMKELFKVGGDCPKTNYLFLGDFVDRGFYSVETFLLLLALKVRYPDRITLIRGNHESRQITQVYGFYDECLRKYGSANVWRYCTDIFDYLSLSALIENKIFSVHGGLSPAISTLDQIRTIDRKQEVPHDGAMCDLMWSDPEDIVDGWGLSPRGAGFLFGGSVVTSFNHANNIDYICRAHQLVMEGYKWMFNNQIVTVWSAPNYCYRCGNVAAILELDENLNKQFRVFDAAPQESRGARAKKPAPDYFL; this is translated from the exons ATGAGTGATATATCTGACCTCGACAGGCAAATAGAGCAGCTGAAGAAGTGCGAGCCATTGAAGGAATCGGAAGTAAAGACTCTTTGCCTTAAAGCCATTGAAATCCTCGTTGAAGAGGGCAACGTCCAAAGGGTCGACGCCCCTGTCACC ATATGTGGTGACATCCATGGGCAGTTTTATGACATGAAAGAACTTTTCAAAGTAGGTGGAGATTGCCCAAAGACTAATTACTTATTTCTCGGAGATTTTGTTGATAGAGGATTCTACTCTGTTGAGACATTTCTTCTTCTGCTAGCCCTAAAG GTGAGGTATCCAGATCGAATCACACTTATTAGGGGGAACCATGAGAGCCGCCAGATCACACAG GTTTATGGATTTTATGATGAGTGTCTTCGTAAATATGGTTCTGCGAATGTATGGAGATATTGCACAGACATATTTGATTACTTGAG TCTTTCAGCTctcattgaaaacaaaatttttagTGTCCATGGTGGTCTCTCACCTGCCATATCGACATTGGATCAG ATACGAACAATTGATCGGAAGCAAGAAGTACCTCATGATGGTGCCATGTGCGACTTAATGTGGTCAGATCCTGAAGATATTGTAGATGGTTGGGGTTTGAGTCCTCGTGGTGCTGGATTTTTATTTGGTGGAAGTGTTGTTACTTCTTTCAACCACGCTAACAACATTGACTACATCTGCCGTGCCCACCAATTAGTAATGGAGGGATATAAATGGATGTTCAACAACCAAATAGTTACAGTATGGTCGGCTCCAAACTACTGTTACAG ATGTGGCAATGTAGCTGCAATCCTCGAACTAGACGAGAATCTTAATAAGCAGTTTCGTGTGTTCGATGCAGCTCCACAG GAATCAAGAGGAGCCCGTGCCAAGAAGCCAGCACCAGATTACTTCTTATGA
- the LOC119985901 gene encoding grpE protein homolog 2, mitochondrial-like isoform X3 has translation MVVSRLFSSVSRNVGRRALLLSAAQKHQVPLLSNQLHSLAYESRKMIVTSQIPLLNHSAFNSFNFQQFRMSSSAKPEPTEKEDGSSTVVDPTNAKVSDQTKASDSEETEATDQNNESDSEDQSDLSVDDLVKVVTEKEELLKLKHEEIKAMQDKVLRSYAEMENVMERTRRDAENSKKFAIQNFAKSLLDVADNLERASSVVKVSFSKIDTSKDAAGAVPLLKTLLEGVNMTEKQLLEIFKKYGLEKYDPTNEPFDPHRHNAVFQVPDNAKPPGTVAHVLKAGYMLHDRVIRPAEVGVTQAMENGTADNAAGKDSEA, from the exons ATGGTGGTGTCTAGGCTTTTCTCGAGTGTCTCAAGGAACGTGGGCCGACGGGCCTTGCTACTCTCTGCTGCGCAGAAGCATCAGGTCCCATTGCTATCCAATCAGCTCCACTCTCTTGCTTATGAATCTCGAAAAATG ATTGTTACAAGTCAAATTCCTCTCTTAAACCATTCAGCCTTCAATTCCTTCAATTTTCAACAATTCCGAATGTCTTCTTCTGCTAAACCTGAGCCTACCGAGAAGGAAGATGGAAGCTCCACAGTTGTTGATCCAACAAATGCTAAAGTTTCTGATCAAACAAAAGCGTCAGATTCTGAGGAGACTGAAGCCACTGATCAAAATAACGAATCAG ATTCAGAAGACCAAAGTGACCTGTCAGTGGATGATTTGGTGAAGGTTGTCACGGAGAAGGAAGAACTCTTGAAGTTAAAGCATGAAGAGATAAAGGCAATGCAAGATAAAGTCCTTCGAAGTTATGCAGAAATGGAGAATGTCATGGAGAGGACAAGACGCGATGCAGAGAACTCAAAAAAATTTGCCATACAG AACTTTGCAAAGAGCCTCCTGGATGTTGCAGATAATTTGGAAAGAGCTTCTTCTGTGGTCAAGGTCAGTTTTTCGAAGATTGATACATCCAAAGATGCTGCTGGAGCTGTGCCACTGCTTAAAACGCTGCTGGAAGGGGTTAATATGACTGAGAAACAGCTTTTGGAG ATATTTAAGAAGTATGGCTTGGAAAAATATGATCCTACAAATGAGCCATTCGATCCACATAGGCATAATGCAGTCTTTCAAGTACCAGATAATGCAAAGCCTCCAGGAACAGTTGCCCATGTCTTGAAG GCCGGATACATGCTACATGACCGGGTTATTAGGCCAGCTGAAGTTGGTGTTACTCAAGCAATGGAGAATGGCACTGCTGACAATGCAGCTGGCAAAGACTCTGAAGCTTGA
- the LOC119985903 gene encoding uncharacterized protein LOC119985903, with amino-acid sequence MEGVGSRLGRASSRSGSAATASVFSGPVRKWKKRWVNVSPSPAVVSHSQSNGHHRSNGNGSNNVSSSHLVLCRWTPLPLATAATDDAATAGEEEPPKRRFRYTPVSVIEGQKMRSAKNDEDESKTREISQVKNSPTSKGNELNADNALKKEAKDSEISHLDLGLCLKGHVGGSDFGQSKDTQLKSASSGRFWTMA; translated from the exons ATGGAGGGAGTGGGGTCGCGGCTGGGCCGAGCCTCGTCCCGGTCCGGTTCAGCAGCGACGGCTTCAGTGTTCAGTGGCCCGGTGAGGAAGTGGAAGAAGAGGTGGGTAAACGTGTCGCCGTCTCCCGCAGTCGTTTCTCATTCCCAATCCAACGGCCACCATAGAAGCAACGGAAATGGAAGCAACAACGTCTCCTCCTCTCACCTCGTCCTTTGCCGCTGGACCCCACTACCCCTTGCCACTGCCGCTACAGACGACGCAGCTACTGCCGGTGAGGAGGAGCCTCCCAAACGCAGGTTCCGATACACTCCG GTTTCTGTAATTGAAGGACAGAAGATGAGAAGTGCGAAAAATGATGAAGATGAATCTAAAACAAGGGAGATTAGCCAAGTTAAGAATTCCCCAACTTCAAAAGGCAATGAACTGAATGCGGACAACGCGTTGAAGAAAGAAGCAAAG GATTCAGAAATCAGTCATTTGGATTTGGGTTTATGCTTGAAAGGCCACGTTGGCGGTAGTGATTTTGGCCAGAGCAAAGATACTCAGTTGAAAAGTGCAAGCTCAGGTCGGTTTTGGACTATGGCTTGA
- the LOC119985901 gene encoding grpE protein homolog 2, mitochondrial-like isoform X1: MVVSRLFSSVSRNVGRRALLLSAAQKHQVPLLSNQLHSLAYESRKMIVTSQIPLLNHSAFNSFNFQQFRMSSSAKPEPTEKEDGSSTVVDPTNAKVSDQTKASDSEETEATDQNNESDSDSEDQSDLSVDDLVKVVTEKEELLKLKHEEIKAMQDKVLRSYAEMENVMERTRRDAENSKKFAIQNFAKSLLDVADNLERASSVVKVSFSKIDTSKDAAGAVPLLKTLLEGVNMTEKQLLEIFKKYGLEKYDPTNEPFDPHRHNAVFQVPDNAKPPGTVAHVLKAGYMLHDRVIRPAEVGVTQAMENGTADNAAGKDSEA; the protein is encoded by the exons ATGGTGGTGTCTAGGCTTTTCTCGAGTGTCTCAAGGAACGTGGGCCGACGGGCCTTGCTACTCTCTGCTGCGCAGAAGCATCAGGTCCCATTGCTATCCAATCAGCTCCACTCTCTTGCTTATGAATCTCGAAAAATG ATTGTTACAAGTCAAATTCCTCTCTTAAACCATTCAGCCTTCAATTCCTTCAATTTTCAACAATTCCGAATGTCTTCTTCTGCTAAACCTGAGCCTACCGAGAAGGAAGATGGAAGCTCCACAGTTGTTGATCCAACAAATGCTAAAGTTTCTGATCAAACAAAAGCGTCAGATTCTGAGGAGACTGAAGCCACTGATCAAAATAACGAATCAG ATTCAGATTCAGAAGACCAAAGTGACCTGTCAGTGGATGATTTGGTGAAGGTTGTCACGGAGAAGGAAGAACTCTTGAAGTTAAAGCATGAAGAGATAAAGGCAATGCAAGATAAAGTCCTTCGAAGTTATGCAGAAATGGAGAATGTCATGGAGAGGACAAGACGCGATGCAGAGAACTCAAAAAAATTTGCCATACAG AACTTTGCAAAGAGCCTCCTGGATGTTGCAGATAATTTGGAAAGAGCTTCTTCTGTGGTCAAGGTCAGTTTTTCGAAGATTGATACATCCAAAGATGCTGCTGGAGCTGTGCCACTGCTTAAAACGCTGCTGGAAGGGGTTAATATGACTGAGAAACAGCTTTTGGAG ATATTTAAGAAGTATGGCTTGGAAAAATATGATCCTACAAATGAGCCATTCGATCCACATAGGCATAATGCAGTCTTTCAAGTACCAGATAATGCAAAGCCTCCAGGAACAGTTGCCCATGTCTTGAAG GCCGGATACATGCTACATGACCGGGTTATTAGGCCAGCTGAAGTTGGTGTTACTCAAGCAATGGAGAATGGCACTGCTGACAATGCAGCTGGCAAAGACTCTGAAGCTTGA
- the LOC119985098 gene encoding uncharacterized protein LOC119985098 — MDLPPVEGEVEVEVEASAPTNNDSDGVEQITGRKRGVEIGEDGNSGKRNRFEGGDDMRRVAEIVMVLSAMGTMRGGRKPTDVEVELMAEAREKLVQMCEEVAPRDIVAMDAIGAVIEDLGLNAKLKDQRLGFRGTKLSIAEKFLLSKKKMEESKKFAAPSASYAPHPPQASFGALAENRGTPSTVRMFASDKSSPAPVSSGGFPASPLGRVSANISTSQPYQLHTGEMRASVVSIGQPSSHLVPKVERPQMDGGSKGPAYASQMQANSTANQPLVNAPTWSIQTSSAPPNNFGAENKDLNHNAVKVEGTADSSMARIAHQAASNHAFRSFATQTAGNFQSMHPMQGMNIVQPLSFGNNHGEIAKIIQNLLQPQLPEHPTWTPPSREYMNKALTCQMCKQTINDVDSVLLCDACERGFHLTCLEANNQKGIPRAEWHCTKCLMLSNGKPLPPKYGRVMRSVSTLKVPSNDSESQTSSEKKVEALDPKFSQQRMMVTGSSVVQSPGSGAAGSNGVDSVPDSKVQVPREMPVTNISSTVIDVEHRTLSETCLNNSMKSLETIPASLVGASSERSESSALEESLASETKKVLPSPITSDIVNSNSDNHRPSHNPQVVGQTGVPSNGLLKTNPDNKPAVENLNDIRGHGECTTSFHTMQGGQDIAHETLVRSSEPGTMPGKPSVLSSDGLHNVEWIGSILQVLDGKTYYQSCCIDRVKYEVQDHALFRSSHEKLIPSKLQAMWEDSKTGSKWVTVNRCYLPNDLPESVGRPCPPESNEVYASNHDSSVMAGLIQGPCEVLLPAKFKEESERWNQLGIEANSGSLPVFLCKWFYDEFKGNFKSVSS; from the exons ATGGATTTACCACCGGTTGAGGGTGAggttgaagttgaagttgaagctTCGGCCCCCACGAACAACGATTCGGATGGTGTGGAGCAAATTACGGGGCGGAAGAGGGGGGTTGAGATTGGAGAGGATGGGAATTCGGGGAAGAGGAATAGATTTGAGGGTGGAGATGATATGCGGAGGGTTGCGGAGATTGTGATGGTGTTGTCGGCGATGGGGACAATGAGAGGTGGGAGGAAACCGACGGATGTGGAGGTTGAGTTGATGGCGGAGGCTAGGGAGAAGCTGGTGCAGATGTGTGAGGAGGTGGCGCCGAGGGATATTGTGGCTATGGATGCAATTGGAGCTGTTATTGAGGATTTGGGGCTTAATGCGAAGCTTAAAGATCAGAGGCTAGGGTTTCGTGGCACCAAGCTATCGATTGCTGAGAAATTTTTGCTTTCAAAAAAGAAG ATGGAAGAATCCAAGAAATTCGCTGCACCTTCTGCATCATATGCGCCTCATCCACCACAAGCAAGCTTTGGTGCACTTGCTGAAAACCGTGGGACACCATCCACGGTTCGCATGTTTGCATCAGATAAATCAAGTCCTGCACCAGTATCTTCTGGAGGCTTCCCAGCTTCACCGCTTGGTCGTGTTTCTGCAAATATTTCTACATCTCAACCGTATCAATTGCACACAGGTGAAATGAGAGCATCTGTGGTTTCCATTGGGCAGCCAAGTAGCCATTTGGTGCCTAAAGTTGAAAGACCACAGATGGATGGAGGATCAAAGGGGCCTGCTTATGCATCTCAAATGCAAG CAAATTCAACTGCCAATCAACCACTGGTGAATGCTCCAACTTGGTCTATACAAACGTCTTCCGCTCCACCTAATAACTTTGGAGCAGAAAACAAGGATTTGAATCATAATGCTGTTAAGGTTGAGGGAACTGCTGATTCAAGTATGGCAAGGATCGCTCATCAGGCTGCAAGTAATCATGCCTTTAGATCATTTGCCACTCAAACTGCAGGAAATTTTCAGAGCATGCATCCAATGCAAGGCATGAACATTGTTCAACCTCTTTCTTTTGGCAATAATCATGGTGAAATTGCTAAAATCATTCAGAATTTATTGCAACCGCAGCTTCCTGAGCATCCCACGTGGACTCCTCCTTCAAGGGAATACATGAATAAGGCTTTGACTTGCCAAATGTGCAAACAAACCATTAATGATGTTGATAGTGTACTTCTCTGTGATGCTTGCGAGAGGGGATTTCACTTAACATGCCTTGAAGCTAATAATCAGAAAGGAATCCCCAGAGCTGAGTGGCATTGCACGAAGTGCCTGATGTTAAGCAACGGCAAGCCATTGCCTCCTAAGTATGGCCGCGTCATGAGAAGCGTAAGCACACTGAAAGTGCCGTCTAATGATTCAGAAAGTCAAACttcttcagaaaagaaagtggaAGCCTTAGACCCAAAGTTTAGTCAGCAGAGGATGATGGTGACAGGAAGCTCTGTTGTGCAAAGTCCTGGATCTGGTGCAGCGGGCAGCAATGGTGTCGACTCAGTGCCTGATTCAAAAGTTCAAGTTCCAAGGGAAATGCCAGTGACTAATATCTCTTCAACTGTAATAGATGTTGAGCACAGAACACTTTCTGAAACTTGCCTAAATAATTCAATGAAATCTTTGGAGACTATTCCTGCTTCTCTTGTGGGAGCATCAAGTGAAAGATCTGAATCATCAGCACTTGAAGAGAGTTTGGCATCTGAAACAAAAAAAGTTCTACCTTCTCCTATTACATCTGATATAGTTAATAGCAACTCTGACAACCATCGACCTTCACACAACCCACAAGTTGTTGGCCAAACAGGTGTGCCGAGCAATGGTCTTTTGAAGACCAATCCAGACAACAAACCTGCGGTTGAAAATTTGAATGACATAAGAGGGCATGGTGAATGTACTACAAGCTTTCATACCATGCAAGGGGGGCAAGACATTGCTCACGAAACTCTTGTTAGAAGTTCTGAACCTGGTACAATGCCTGGAAAGCCTTCTGTGCTGTCTTCTGATGGCTTACACAACGTGGAATGGATTGGTAGCATACTTCAAGTTTTGGATGGGAAAACCTATTACCAGTCCTGTTGCATTGATAGAGTGAAATATGAAGTGCAAGATCATGCACTTTTCCGTTCTAGCCATGAAAAATTGATACCTTCTAAGCTTCAG GCCATGTGGGAAGATTCTAAAACTGGTTCAAAGTGGGTTACTGTAAACAGGTGCTATCTTCCTAATGACTTGCCCGAGTCTGTTGGCCGTCCCTGTCCCCCTGAAAGCAATGAG GTCTATGCTTCTAATCATGATAGCAGTGTGATGGCTGGTTTGATTCAAGGCCCGTGTGAAGTTCTTCTGCCTGCCAAGTTTAAGGAAGAGAGTGAAAGATGGAATCAGTTGGGAATTGAGGCAAATAGTGGATCTCTGCCAGTTTTTCTGTGCAA ATGGTTTTATGATGAATTCAAAGGGAATTTCAAATCTGTTTCCAGTTAA
- the LOC119985837 gene encoding trigger factor-like protein TIG, Chloroplastic: MLCVFTRSPLSSTADTFLHRPTMELGIRISPTKLINVNSISLSLLNPFLQFKNPQGSSNPHKLLSFSRQVHLQQLPQFHRCSSRFKALASPSAVFGAEKDQLLSDIRITETQEPNLRVRLSVEIPPNVCEDCYKEVIRELMKKAKVPGFRPGKQVPESVLVGFVGKKMVEQATIESILKRTLPHALSSVSGKALRDTVRITTKFSDMEKTYSTLKSIRYDAIVDLAPKVKWIPEDAYKNLKVIVEIDCDIEAQRAVDQELRRRHKSLGSLRIIIDRGLQIGDVAVLDISATTIDQDESNVQNIPAAESKGFHFDTEEGDKVLPGFLDSIFGIRRGEKKSFPLVFPESWKQENLRGVQAQFTVECKELFYRDLPELDDSFAEKLIPGSTTIRQVKESLLQRYQEVEQTAKEQATDNAILDQLRQMVEVDIPQSLFEEQGRQLYGTQLLQMQATMKLNEKQLAYLSSAKAVDEYLEHKKENIINLIKQNLAVADIFERENLQFSTEELVKEIENSVEEFKRSKVKYDEERVKEQVQEILEGAKVLEWLREHAEIEYITK, encoded by the exons ATGTTGTGTGTGTTCACTCGGAGCCCTCTATCTTCAACTGCTGATACCTTCCTGCACAGACCAACAATGGAGCTTGGTATCAGAATCAGCCCCACAAAACTAATCAACGTGAATTCGATTTCTCTTTCCCTTCTAAACCCATTTCTTCAATTCAAGAACCCACAAGGATCATCCAATCCCCACAAGCTATTGTCCTTCTCCCGCCAAGTTCACCTACAGCAACTTCCTCAATTTCATCGATGTTCGAGCCGTTTCAAGGCTTTGGCGTCTCCTTCAGCTGTTTTTGGTGCAGAGAAGGACCAGCTTCTTTCCGACATTCGGATTACTGAAACCCAAGAGCCCAATTTGAGA GTTAGGTTGAGTGTAGAAATTCCGCCAAATGTATGCGAGGATTGTTATAAAGAGGTTATAAGAGAACTCATGAAGAAAGCAAAG GTCCCTGGATTTCGCCCTGGAAAACAAGTTCCCGAGAGTGTTCTTGTAGGCTTTGTCGGGAAGAAAATGGTCGAACAGGCTACAATTGAATCTATTTTGAAGAGGACCCTTCCACATGCCCTGTCTTCG GTAAGTGGAAAGGCGTTGAGGGACACAGTCCGCATTACAACCAAATTTTCCGATATGGAGAAGACTTATTCTACCCTAAAATCTATCAG ATATGATGCTATCGTTGATCTGGCACCTAAAGTGAAATGGATCCCTGAGGATGCATACAAAAATCTGAAAGTTATAGTTGAAATAGACTGTGACATAGAAGCACAAAGAGCTGTTGACCAAGAACTAAGACGTCGTCACAAGTCCCTTGGTTCACTGAGAATCATAATTGACAGAGGATTACAG ATTGGTGATGTTGCGGTCCTTGATATATCAGCAACGACAATTGATCAGGATGaatcaaatgttcaaaatatTCCTGCTGCAGAGAGTAAAG GTTTTCACTTTGATACAGAGGAGGGGGATAAAGTGCTTCCTGGTTTCCTTGATTCAATTTTTGGAATTCGACGAGGTGAAAAAAAGTCCTTTCCTCTTGTATTCCCTGAATCATGGAAACAAGAGAATCTACGTGGTGTTCAAGCTCAATTCACC GTTGAATGCAAAGAATTATTTTATAGAGATCTGCCTGAGCTTGATGACTCATTTGCTGAAAAACTTATTCCTGGAAGCACAACTATCCGGCAG GTTAAGGAATCGTTATTGCAAAGATACCAAGAAGTAGAGCAAACAGCGAAAGAACAAGCGACTGATAATGCAATTCTGGACCAGCTTCGCCAG ATGGTGGAAGTTGATATCCCTCAATCCTTGTTTGAAGAACAAGGTAGGCAGCTGTATGGAACCCAGCTTCTCCAAATGCAG GCAACTATGAAACTGAATGAAAAGCAGTTAGCTTACCTATCAAGTGCTAAGGCAGTGGATGAATATTTGGAGCACAAGAAGGAGAATataataaatttgataaaacaaaATCTGGCTGTCGCAGACATCTTTGAACGTGAAAATTTGCAG TTCTCAACAGAGGAGCTTGTCAAAGAGATTGAGAATTCTGTCGAAGAGTTCAAGCGTAGCAAAGTAAAATATGACGAGGAGCGTGTGAAAGAGCAG GTTCAGGAGATTCTGGAGGGAGCAAAAGTGCTCGAATGGTTGAGAGAGCACGCAGAGATCGAGTACATAACCAAGTAA
- the LOC119985838 gene encoding serine/threonine-protein phosphatase PP-X isozyme 2 isoform X3 produces MSDISDLDRQIEQLKKCEPLKESEVKTLCLKAIEILVEEGNVQRVDAPVTICGDIHGQFYDMKELFKVGGDCPKTNYLFLGDFVDRGFYSVETFLLLLALKVRYPDRITLIRGNHESRQITQVYGFYDECLRKYGSANVWRYCTDIFDYLRFHSID; encoded by the exons ATGAGTGATATATCTGACCTCGACAGGCAAATAGAGCAGCTGAAGAAGTGCGAGCCATTGAAGGAATCGGAAGTAAAGACTCTTTGCCTTAAAGCCATTGAAATCCTCGTTGAAGAGGGCAACGTCCAAAGGGTCGACGCCCCTGTCACC ATATGTGGTGACATCCATGGGCAGTTTTATGACATGAAAGAACTTTTCAAAGTAGGTGGAGATTGCCCAAAGACTAATTACTTATTTCTCGGAGATTTTGTTGATAGAGGATTCTACTCTGTTGAGACATTTCTTCTTCTGCTAGCCCTAAAG GTGAGGTATCCAGATCGAATCACACTTATTAGGGGGAACCATGAGAGCCGCCAGATCACACAG GTTTATGGATTTTATGATGAGTGTCTTCGTAAATATGGTTCTGCGAATGTATGGAGATATTGCACAGACATATTTGATTACTTGAG GTTTCATTCAATTGATTGA